From the genome of Segatella hominis, one region includes:
- the traM gene encoding conjugative transposon protein TraM has protein sequence MKLTERINFRQPKYMLPAIVYLPLLGASYFIFDLFDTKVAEKKDANMQTTEYLNPNLPQAHIKGGDGIGGKYENMLNAYGKIEDHSAVENIDRDNEQEKEEYQSKYSDAELQQLDAEAKRQAELEKTREAQEAHERQRENEALAELNKALAEARLKGQQATQQNSSSSATASDETTATAKGGINIEGKIKVNENARKEADENDKPSEVVKKVKTSSDYFNTLAVNEKEPTLIKAIIDENVKAVDGSRVRLRLLDDVEIGEMVVKKGAYLYATMSGFSSQRVKGTVKSVLVDDEIVKINLSLYDTDGMEGLYVPSSQFRETTKDVASGAVTGNVDMNTTNTGSSFSQWGMQTMQNAYQKTSNAIGKAIKKNKVKLKYGTFVYLINSKETKSK, from the coding sequence ATGAAGCTGACAGAAAGAATCAATTTCAGACAACCCAAGTACATGCTACCTGCGATTGTCTATCTTCCACTGCTTGGTGCCTCCTACTTTATCTTCGACCTCTTTGATACCAAGGTGGCGGAGAAGAAGGATGCCAATATGCAGACCACGGAATATCTGAATCCGAACCTTCCACAAGCTCATATCAAGGGCGGTGACGGTATTGGAGGCAAGTATGAGAACATGTTGAACGCCTACGGCAAGATAGAAGACCATAGTGCCGTGGAAAATATAGACCGAGACAATGAGCAAGAAAAAGAAGAATACCAAAGCAAGTATTCGGATGCAGAACTGCAACAGTTGGATGCCGAAGCCAAGAGGCAAGCTGAACTGGAGAAGACGAGAGAAGCGCAAGAAGCCCATGAGCGGCAAAGAGAGAACGAGGCGTTGGCAGAGCTGAACAAGGCACTTGCCGAAGCAAGGCTGAAGGGACAGCAAGCCACGCAACAGAACTCATCGTCTTCAGCAACAGCATCCGATGAAACAACAGCTACAGCCAAGGGCGGTATCAACATTGAGGGCAAAATCAAGGTGAATGAGAATGCCCGAAAGGAAGCAGACGAGAATGACAAGCCAAGTGAGGTGGTGAAAAAGGTGAAGACCTCCTCAGACTATTTCAACACATTGGCAGTGAATGAGAAAGAGCCTACACTCATCAAGGCTATCATTGACGAGAATGTGAAAGCCGTGGATGGAAGCCGTGTACGTTTGAGACTGTTAGATGATGTGGAAATCGGTGAAATGGTGGTGAAGAAAGGCGCATACCTGTATGCCACCATGAGCGGTTTCAGTTCGCAACGAGTGAAAGGAACGGTGAAAAGTGTGCTGGTGGATGACGAGATAGTGAAAATCAACCTGTCACTCTATGACACCGACGGCATGGAAGGCTTGTATGTGCCAAGCAGCCAGTTTAGAGAGACCACCAAGGATGTGGCAAGCGGAGCCGTGACTGGCAATGTGGATATGAATACCACCAATACTGGCAGCAGTTTTTCACAATGGGGCATGCAGACCATGCAGAATGCCTATCAGAAAACAAGCAATGCCATAGGCAAGGCTATCAAGAAGAATAAAGTGAAACTGAAATATGGCACCTTTGTGTATCTGATAAACAGCAAAGAGACCAAGAGTAAGTAA
- a CDS encoding DUF4134 domain-containing protein: protein MFKKTTNYLKKTAKSVLSSGRLKTLALMLLVGGGIAMAQNSAGDYTAGTTALTTVTEEIAKYVPIVVKLCYAIAGVVAVVGAISVYIAMNNEEQDVKKKIMMIVGACIFLVAAAQALPLFFGVTN, encoded by the coding sequence ATGTTTAAGAAAACAACGAACTATTTGAAGAAGACCGCCAAGAGCGTTCTCTCTTCAGGACGCTTGAAGACATTGGCATTGATGCTCCTTGTGGGCGGTGGCATTGCCATGGCGCAAAACTCGGCAGGTGACTACACTGCAGGAACCACTGCCTTGACAACTGTGACAGAGGAAATAGCCAAATACGTGCCTATTGTGGTCAAGCTCTGTTATGCCATTGCAGGTGTTGTTGCCGTAGTGGGTGCCATCAGCGTTTACATCGCTATGAACAATGAGGAGCAGGATGTCAAGAAGAAGATCATGATGATTGTAGGAGCATGTATCTTCCTCGTGGCAGCAGCACAGGCATTGCCATTGTTCTTCGGTGTGACCAACTAA
- a CDS encoding DUF4134 domain-containing protein — protein MKFSHIIKNVVSSFVFALLPLSASAKCGNVDYSWGADALAGMHDYVVTMMLYVLYLTYAVAAVMVIISALQIYIKMNTGEDGVTKSILTLIGACLFMIGASILFPAFFGYQI, from the coding sequence ATGAAATTTAGCCATATCATAAAGAATGTAGTAAGTTCCTTTGTCTTTGCGCTGCTCCCCCTGTCAGCATCAGCCAAATGCGGTAATGTGGACTATAGCTGGGGAGCAGACGCACTGGCAGGGATGCACGACTATGTGGTGACGATGATGCTGTATGTGCTGTATCTGACATACGCTGTCGCTGCTGTGATGGTGATTATATCCGCTTTGCAGATATACATCAAGATGAACACAGGGGAAGATGGAGTTACCAAGTCCATACTGACGCTGATAGGAGCCTGTCTGTTTATGATAGGCGCATCCATCCTGTTCCCAGCATTCTTTGGTTACCAGATTTAA
- a CDS encoding S8 family peptidase, producing the protein MAKEYPIQNVSFRGETDNFLTEAGGGSELPKWVNDTAISVNAERVYDQLELFSELFSDANRTMPVLTEITLNKKATAKSHRPAVRKMMDVNSKRNVLGVTSVGKILVKIDTANDLKKMERGFKVVNTANLPKDKKIGLSAIENISRYKAVVDDSIQENDRLKLQLVDYLNSEYNHRSRIALSIKCKEFGVELEELNYASSLRLFSLEHVSEEALQAIASMDCVLAVRKMPTIEFETAPDEDNSSIEVMTPLEGATYPVVGLLDSGVGDNDYLRPWMIDDEDNIADLEDEDINRSHGTAVASVINYGDFLENKDLTKCGPCKIKSCIVNTDRTQIYENELVANIQNAIAKHPDIKIWNLSQGTTKTIDNDRYSDLGIALDSLQKDNRILICKSAGNVDPRAENQRITDGADSLLSLVVGSIAHKKTTNNDAKENDRSPFSRIGPGVENAVKPDLVHYGGNMDTHLSLFSEWGRQFCRWSGTSFSTPRITALAANLNQMIGGECNPLLLKALLVHNSDYPVGLSKTPEELRREMGFGLPSVITDMLNNDADECTMVFHQTLQKGTNIVSLDFPYPQSLVENGYFIGEITLSMAVNPVINAGQGCEYCQSQVDVLLETYDHVEHVQLGEGMMRNESRTSKDAVNVLNASIYSSKAFKKEFAEERMLIEQGDKYQPIKKYYVDLSKMTDTNRRKALGENRKWALKLTGLYRDAAVQALERDGEVLSQDVVVVVTIKDPRHRGTIYTECLDLLEQRGYVHNDINIHNDIRVDN; encoded by the coding sequence ATGGCAAAAGAATATCCTATACAAAATGTATCTTTTAGGGGAGAAACAGACAATTTCTTGACGGAAGCTGGTGGTGGCAGTGAATTACCAAAGTGGGTTAATGATACTGCTATTTCCGTTAATGCAGAAAGGGTTTACGATCAATTGGAGTTGTTCTCAGAATTATTCTCTGATGCAAATAGAACGATGCCTGTGCTTACAGAGATTACACTGAACAAAAAAGCAACAGCTAAATCTCATCGTCCAGCAGTGCGAAAAATGATGGATGTAAACTCTAAACGAAATGTCCTAGGAGTCACATCGGTAGGTAAAATCTTGGTAAAGATTGATACCGCCAATGATTTGAAGAAAATGGAGCGAGGTTTTAAGGTGGTAAATACAGCCAATCTGCCGAAAGACAAAAAGATTGGTTTGTCTGCAATAGAAAACATTTCTCGATACAAGGCTGTTGTTGATGATAGCATTCAAGAAAATGACCGTCTCAAACTGCAGTTGGTTGATTATCTGAATAGTGAGTACAATCATCGTTCTCGTATTGCTTTGAGTATAAAATGCAAGGAATTTGGAGTTGAATTAGAAGAGCTGAATTATGCTAGTAGCTTACGCTTGTTTTCCTTGGAACATGTGTCAGAGGAAGCACTTCAGGCTATTGCATCCATGGATTGTGTCTTGGCGGTTAGAAAAATGCCTACAATAGAATTTGAAACTGCCCCAGACGAAGACAACTCCAGCATCGAAGTGATGACACCATTGGAAGGCGCAACATATCCTGTGGTAGGCTTGTTGGATTCTGGTGTTGGCGATAATGATTACCTGCGTCCTTGGATGATTGATGATGAAGATAATATCGCTGATTTGGAAGATGAAGACATAAACAGAAGTCATGGAACTGCTGTTGCAAGTGTCATCAACTATGGTGATTTTCTTGAAAATAAAGATTTGACGAAATGTGGACCTTGTAAAATAAAGAGTTGTATTGTCAATACAGACAGAACCCAAATATACGAAAACGAGTTGGTAGCCAACATTCAAAATGCTATCGCTAAACATCCAGATATAAAAATCTGGAATCTCTCGCAAGGTACAACAAAAACGATAGATAATGACAGATATTCCGACTTGGGCATCGCATTGGACAGCTTGCAGAAAGACAACAGAATCTTGATTTGCAAATCTGCAGGTAATGTTGATCCAAGAGCAGAAAATCAAAGAATTACTGATGGCGCCGATTCTTTGCTTAGTCTCGTTGTAGGATCTATAGCTCATAAGAAAACTACCAATAATGATGCTAAAGAAAATGACAGAAGTCCTTTTTCTCGCATTGGTCCTGGTGTTGAAAATGCAGTAAAGCCAGATTTGGTGCACTATGGCGGCAATATGGATACACATCTGTCCCTGTTTTCAGAATGGGGAAGACAGTTTTGCCGCTGGAGTGGAACTAGTTTTTCTACTCCGCGAATTACAGCTTTGGCTGCTAATCTTAATCAGATGATTGGAGGTGAATGCAATCCCTTGCTTTTGAAAGCATTGCTTGTTCACAACTCTGATTACCCTGTAGGTTTATCGAAAACGCCAGAAGAACTTCGCAGGGAAATGGGGTTCGGTTTGCCATCTGTTATTACAGATATGCTTAACAACGATGCTGATGAGTGCACTATGGTTTTTCATCAGACTTTACAGAAAGGAACAAATATTGTTTCTTTGGATTTTCCATACCCACAAAGTTTGGTTGAAAACGGTTATTTCATCGGTGAAATTACATTGTCAATGGCTGTGAATCCTGTAATTAATGCGGGGCAAGGTTGTGAGTATTGCCAAAGTCAAGTGGATGTTCTATTGGAAACTTATGACCATGTTGAACATGTTCAATTGGGCGAAGGTATGATGCGCAATGAGTCAAGAACATCAAAAGATGCCGTTAATGTACTCAATGCATCGATTTATAGCTCAAAAGCTTTCAAAAAGGAGTTCGCAGAAGAACGTATGCTGATTGAACAGGGAGATAAATATCAACCTATCAAGAAGTATTATGTTGATCTTTCCAAGATGACTGACACTAACAGGAGAAAGGCATTGGGAGAAAAC
- a CDS encoding DUF5045 domain-containing protein has product MDRKKTKAGAILLLLGIAMTGNAQSYVTYNHDSSKKNQITVMEIGSGSLSPELYYQLLHSSYKKSAASKNKLGFRTTAGIGAYNQVEYAEAIDSALTKRAEIEALNMADRQIDLAWKVEGSKINSKMNAFKSNIDRILPVGGSIGDNQRWTECYHVYETAIKATKDAYMPNAKRKKMYLQIYADVAKQNETLVKQLVQMSNASKTKELLTANGNYQTANKRSIISSASSKWREAGMAVRNNTSSGSNNGSNEDDNDLKINR; this is encoded by the coding sequence ATGGATAGAAAGAAAACAAAGGCAGGAGCTATATTACTATTATTGGGCATAGCCATGACAGGCAATGCCCAGAGTTATGTGACATACAATCATGACAGTTCGAAAAAGAACCAGATAACGGTAATGGAAATCGGTAGCGGAAGTCTGTCACCAGAATTGTACTATCAGTTACTGCACAGCAGTTACAAGAAATCGGCTGCGAGTAAGAACAAACTCGGTTTTCGTACCACGGCAGGAATCGGAGCTTACAATCAAGTGGAATATGCCGAAGCCATCGACTCTGCCCTGACCAAAAGAGCAGAGATTGAGGCGTTGAATATGGCAGACCGTCAGATTGACCTCGCCTGGAAAGTGGAAGGAAGCAAAATCAACAGCAAGATGAATGCCTTCAAGAGCAACATCGACCGCATCCTGCCTGTAGGCGGATCCATCGGTGACAACCAACGCTGGACAGAATGCTATCATGTCTATGAGACAGCCATCAAAGCCACCAAGGATGCCTATATGCCCAATGCCAAGCGTAAGAAGATGTACCTACAGATTTATGCAGATGTGGCAAAACAGAACGAGACACTTGTGAAGCAACTGGTGCAGATGTCGAATGCCAGCAAGACCAAGGAATTGTTGACAGCAAACGGTAACTACCAGACCGCCAACAAACGAAGTATCATCAGCAGTGCATCCAGCAAATGGCGAGAGGCAGGAATGGCAGTGAGAAACAACACATCTTCTGGCAGTAATAACGGCTCGAATGAGGATGACAATGATTTGAAAATAAACAGATAA
- a CDS encoding DUF4133 domain-containing protein — protein MAREEQEIRYQDYPLFKGLQKPLEFMGIQGRYIYWAAATAGGAIIGFIAAYCLIGIIAGLIVLVVAIATGAGLIMFKQRKGMHTKKNDQGVFIYAYSKRI, from the coding sequence ATGGCAAGAGAAGAGCAGGAAATCCGCTACCAAGACTACCCACTATTTAAGGGACTCCAGAAACCCCTTGAATTCATGGGAATACAGGGGCGGTACATCTATTGGGCAGCAGCCACAGCAGGAGGAGCCATCATCGGCTTCATTGCCGCCTACTGTCTGATAGGTATCATTGCAGGACTGATAGTGTTGGTCGTGGCAATCGCTACGGGTGCAGGTCTCATCATGTTCAAACAACGGAAGGGAATGCATACCAAGAAGAACGACCAAGGAGTGTTTATCTATGCCTACAGCAAGCGCATATAA
- the traK gene encoding conjugative transposon protein TraK, with translation MVIKNLENKVKLVTIICSLFLVGCVLISISSIWTAKNMVVDAQNKIYVLDGNVPILVQRTTMDETLDVEAKSHIEMFHHYFFTLAPDDKYIKYTMEKAMYLVDETGLAQYNTLKEKGFYSNIMGTSAVFSIFCDSIKFNKEKMEFTYYGRQRIERRTNVLTRELVTAGQLKRVPRTDNNPHGLLIVNWRTLLNKDIDQKTKSNY, from the coding sequence ATGGTAATCAAGAATTTAGAGAATAAGGTAAAGTTGGTGACTATCATCTGTAGCCTGTTTCTGGTTGGGTGCGTGCTGATAAGTATCAGTAGCATCTGGACGGCGAAGAATATGGTGGTGGATGCACAGAACAAAATCTATGTGTTGGACGGCAACGTGCCAATTTTGGTGCAGCGTACGACGATGGATGAGACATTGGATGTGGAAGCAAAGAGCCATATCGAGATGTTCCATCATTATTTCTTCACATTGGCACCAGATGACAAGTACATCAAATACACGATGGAGAAAGCCATGTATCTGGTGGATGAGACAGGATTGGCGCAGTACAATACGCTGAAAGAAAAGGGTTTCTACTCCAACATCATGGGAACAAGTGCCGTGTTCAGCATCTTCTGTGACAGTATCAAGTTCAACAAGGAGAAGATGGAGTTCACCTACTACGGCAGACAGCGCATCGAGCGTAGAACCAATGTGCTGACCCGTGAACTGGTGACGGCAGGACAGTTGAAACGAGTGCCGAGAACTGACAACAACCCACATGGATTGCTGATAGTGAACTGGCGAACCTTGCTCAACAAGGATATTGACCAGAAGACGAAGAGCAACTATTGA
- a CDS encoding TraG family conjugative transposon ATPase has product MVLYVILFFVAICIGMAISVYAFGTGGKRKKIFQDIYFSVEDTDGIGVLYTKTGEYSAILRMENPVQKYSANIDSYYEFTNLFAAIAQTLGEGYALHKQDIFTRKQFEDEGGKGHEFLTESYFRYFNGREYTDSMTYLTITQENKKSRLMSFDNKKWRDFLVKIRKVQDQLKDAGIKSEFLNKQEASLYVDRFFAMNFRDKMVSMTGFKVYDEMIGMGDRRCKVYSLVDVDCANLPTQIRPFTNIEVNNTSMPVDLVALVDSIPGVESVVYNQIIFVPNQKRELALLDKKKNRHASMPNPNNLIAVEDIKRVQEVIARENKLLVYTHYNLIVTVKPDTDIQKCTNHLENAFGRMGIHISKRAYNQLELFVNSFPGNCYGMNADYDRFLTLGDAATCLMYKEKIVHSEDTPFMVYYTDRQGVPVAIDISGKEGRNKLTDNSNFFVLGPSGSGKSFYVNSMVRQAHEQDTDIVLVDTGNSYEGLCEYFGGKYISYTEEHPITMNPFKIKREEWNIEKLGFLKNLVMLIWKGSQGTVSKTEDRLIEQVINEYYDAYFTTKRVSNLCFNTFYEFSTERLPKICEENGLHGIDLSSYNYLLKDFYKGGSHDVTLNENMDSSLFDETFIVFEIDSIKDDPLLFPLVTLIIMDVFLQKMRIKKNRKMLIIEEAWKAIASPMMAEYIKYLYKTARKFWASVGVVTQEIQDIIGSEIVKEAIINNSDVVMLLDQSKFKERFDTIKAILGLTDVDCKKIFTINRLENKEGRSFFREVFIRRGQTSNVYGVEEPHECYMTYTTERAEKEALKLYKRELKCNHQQAIEAYCRDWDASGISKSLAFAQKVNQAGKVLNLGNENKK; this is encoded by the coding sequence ATGGTACTATATGTAATCTTATTTTTCGTGGCAATCTGCATTGGCATGGCCATATCGGTTTATGCCTTTGGTACTGGTGGCAAGCGGAAGAAAATCTTTCAGGACATCTACTTCTCCGTGGAAGACACGGACGGTATCGGTGTGCTCTATACAAAGACTGGAGAGTATTCTGCCATCCTGAGAATGGAGAACCCAGTGCAGAAGTATTCTGCCAATATAGACAGCTATTATGAGTTCACCAATCTGTTTGCTGCCATCGCACAGACTCTGGGTGAAGGCTATGCCCTACACAAGCAGGACATCTTTACCAGAAAGCAGTTTGAGGATGAGGGTGGCAAGGGGCATGAGTTCCTAACAGAATCCTACTTCCGCTATTTCAACGGAAGAGAATATACAGACAGCATGACCTATCTGACCATTACGCAGGAGAACAAGAAGAGTCGTCTGATGTCTTTCGACAACAAGAAATGGCGAGATTTCTTAGTGAAAATCAGAAAGGTGCAAGACCAGCTGAAGGATGCCGGTATCAAGTCAGAGTTCTTAAACAAACAAGAGGCAAGTCTGTATGTTGACCGTTTCTTTGCCATGAACTTCCGTGACAAGATGGTGAGCATGACAGGATTCAAGGTGTATGACGAGATGATAGGTATGGGTGACAGACGCTGTAAGGTATATAGTCTTGTGGATGTGGATTGCGCCAACTTGCCGACACAAATCCGTCCGTTTACCAACATCGAGGTGAACAACACAAGTATGCCAGTGGATCTGGTAGCATTGGTGGACAGCATTCCTGGTGTGGAGAGTGTGGTGTATAACCAAATCATCTTTGTGCCGAATCAGAAGCGTGAGCTTGCTCTGTTAGACAAAAAGAAGAATCGCCATGCCAGTATGCCCAACCCAAACAATCTGATAGCCGTGGAGGACATCAAGCGAGTGCAGGAGGTGATAGCGAGGGAAAACAAGCTGTTGGTATATACCCACTATAATCTGATAGTGACGGTGAAGCCAGACACGGATATACAAAAGTGTACCAACCATCTGGAAAATGCCTTTGGCAGGATGGGCATCCATATTTCGAAGCGAGCCTACAACCAGTTGGAACTGTTTGTCAACTCTTTCCCCGGCAACTGCTATGGGATGAATGCCGACTACGACCGATTCTTGACCTTGGGCGATGCTGCCACCTGCCTGATGTACAAGGAAAAGATTGTGCATAGCGAGGACACGCCATTCATGGTCTATTATACCGACCGTCAAGGAGTGCCTGTGGCCATCGACATATCAGGGAAAGAGGGACGAAATAAGCTGACCGACAACAGCAACTTCTTTGTCCTCGGTCCTTCGGGAAGCGGCAAGAGTTTTTATGTAAACTCCATGGTGCGCCAAGCCCATGAGCAGGACACCGACATCGTGCTGGTAGATACAGGTAACTCGTATGAGGGACTGTGTGAATACTTCGGCGGAAAATACATTTCCTATACCGAGGAGCATCCTATCACGATGAACCCTTTCAAAATCAAGCGAGAGGAATGGAACATCGAAAAGTTGGGATTCCTGAAAAACCTCGTGATGCTGATATGGAAAGGAAGTCAAGGCACAGTGAGCAAGACCGAAGACAGACTGATAGAACAAGTCATCAACGAGTATTACGATGCCTATTTCACCACCAAGAGAGTGAGCAACCTCTGTTTCAACACTTTCTATGAGTTCAGTACTGAGCGACTGCCGAAGATATGCGAGGAGAACGGTCTGCATGGCATAGACCTGTCATCCTACAACTATCTGTTGAAGGACTTCTATAAAGGAGGCAGCCACGATGTGACACTGAATGAGAATATGGACAGCAGTCTGTTTGATGAGACCTTCATCGTCTTCGAAATCGACAGTATCAAGGATGATCCACTGCTTTTTCCACTGGTGACGCTCATCATCATGGACGTGTTCCTGCAGAAGATGCGCATCAAAAAGAACCGAAAGATGCTCATCATCGAGGAGGCATGGAAAGCCATCGCCTCGCCCATGATGGCGGAATACATAAAATATCTGTATAAGACCGCCAGAAAATTCTGGGCAAGCGTGGGTGTGGTGACGCAGGAGATACAGGACATCATCGGAAGTGAGATAGTTAAGGAAGCCATCATCAACAACTCTGATGTGGTGATGCTGCTCGACCAAAGCAAGTTCAAGGAACGTTTTGACACCATCAAGGCGATACTCGGTTTGACCGATGTGGACTGCAAGAAAATCTTCACCATTAACCGTTTGGAGAATAAGGAAGGGCGCAGTTTCTTCCGTGAAGTGTTCATCAGACGAGGACAGACCAGCAATGTGTATGGTGTGGAGGAACCGCATGAGTGCTATATGACCTACACCACGGAGCGAGCGGAAAAGGAAGCGTTGAAGCTATACAAGCGAGAGTTGAAATGCAATCATCAGCAAGCTATTGAAGCCTATTGCAGGGATTGGGATGCAAGTGGTATCAGCAAGAGCCTCGCCTTTGCTCAAAAGGTAAATCAGGCAGGAAAAGTACTGAATTTAGGGAACGAAAATAAAAAGTAA
- a CDS encoding AAA family ATPase — protein sequence MSSDILRIIEGGLNNDRRKIISYSNRLATRLEAEGDIQLARCIKEQIQNSNTRSSATADAMRMLPLDSDSKLQIVEVIPEDSTRTNIVLSDNVGRQVGEFIELVRHSDELEQAGVNMPKSMLLYGAPGCGKTSIAHYVSENTNLPLVVARLDGIVSSLLGSTAKNLRKIFSYASSMPCILFLDEFDAIAKARDDNHELGELKRVINSLLQNIDSMPTSCVLIAATNHPELLDKAVWRRFTTKIEVGMPDDEARKKIILDLTSGFNCPFVEDGQKMKTVCDLTKKMSPSDISTIFNKLKVKGVINGSKAIEYEDLLVTIFEFEGKDEAQDKLIMFLNTNGVSQAKIVQKLNISARLVRNVLSKK from the coding sequence ATGTCATCAGATATATTAAGAATTATAGAAGGAGGATTGAATAACGATAGGAGAAAAATCATAAGTTACTCCAATCGTTTAGCTACTCGTCTTGAAGCCGAGGGCGACATTCAATTGGCTCGTTGCATCAAAGAGCAAATTCAAAACTCTAACACAAGAAGTTCTGCAACAGCTGATGCCATGCGTATGTTACCTTTAGATTCGGACAGCAAATTGCAAATAGTAGAAGTAATTCCCGAAGACTCAACACGTACCAATATTGTCCTTTCTGATAATGTCGGAAGGCAAGTAGGTGAATTCATTGAGTTGGTGAGGCACAGTGACGAACTGGAACAGGCAGGGGTTAATATGCCTAAGTCCATGCTTCTTTACGGAGCACCTGGTTGTGGTAAGACCTCTATAGCTCACTATGTCAGTGAAAACACCAATTTACCATTGGTGGTAGCAAGATTGGATGGAATTGTTTCATCACTTCTTGGTAGTACAGCAAAGAACTTAAGAAAAATATTCAGCTATGCTAGTAGCATGCCATGCATCTTGTTTCTTGACGAATTTGATGCTATAGCCAAGGCACGTGACGACAATCACGAGCTGGGAGAACTGAAGCGTGTCATCAACAGCTTGCTTCAAAACATTGACTCCATGCCAACTTCTTGCGTTCTGATTGCAGCAACAAACCATCCCGAATTGTTAGACAAGGCCGTTTGGAGACGCTTCACAACAAAAATTGAAGTCGGAATGCCTGATGACGAAGCAAGAAAAAAAATAATTTTGGACTTAACATCTGGGTTCAATTGTCCTTTTGTAGAGGATGGACAAAAGATGAAAACGGTTTGTGACTTAACAAAAAAAATGTCTCCCTCTGACATCTCTACGATATTTAACAAACTAAAAGTGAAGGGCGTTATCAATGGAAGCAAAGCTATTGAATATGAGGACTTACTTGTTACTATCTTTGAGTTCGAAGGAAAAGACGAAGCACAAGATAAACTCATCATGTTCCTTAACACAAACGGAGTTAGTCAAGCCAAGATTGTACAAAAACTAAATATTAGTGCAAGATTGGTCAGAAATGTATTATCTAAAAAATAG